One genomic segment of Aquipluma nitroreducens includes these proteins:
- a CDS encoding rhomboid family intramembrane serine protease, which produces MQNFRPSINTIPPVVKNLVIINVLMLAATYILQMKGIDLTNTLGLHYIQSPDFRPYQLVTHMFMHGGFMHLAFNMFALWMFGRVLESVWGPKRFFIYYFVTGLGAAALHTFVNYMEFQYYASKMNPQDVQAVLSQGAELLQQGQNWVGPAGKLNMILNTPTVGASGAVFGILLGFGMLFPNTELMLLFPPIPIKAKYFVAGYGAIELFSGITGMGANIAHFAHLGGMLFGFFLIRYWNRNTRNFY; this is translated from the coding sequence AAAAACCTGGTCATTATCAATGTACTCATGTTGGCGGCAACCTACATTCTTCAGATGAAGGGAATTGACCTTACCAATACGTTAGGATTACACTACATTCAATCGCCCGATTTCAGACCATACCAATTGGTTACCCACATGTTCATGCACGGCGGATTTATGCATCTGGCATTTAACATGTTCGCGCTTTGGATGTTTGGCCGCGTTCTGGAAAGCGTGTGGGGTCCGAAACGTTTCTTCATCTACTATTTTGTAACCGGACTCGGGGCGGCAGCACTTCACACCTTTGTGAATTACATGGAATTTCAATACTACGCTTCGAAAATGAACCCTCAGGACGTTCAGGCGGTGCTAAGCCAAGGGGCTGAATTGTTACAGCAAGGACAAAATTGGGTTGGCCCGGCTGGCAAATTAAATATGATCTTAAATACACCAACAGTTGGTGCTTCAGGAGCTGTATTTGGCATTTTGCTCGGTTTCGGAATGCTTTTCCCCAATACCGAACTCATGTTATTGTTTCCGCCTATACCAATCAAAGCCAAATATTTTGTAGCGGGTTATGGAGCCATCGAACTTTTCAGCGGAATTACAGGAATGGGGGCAAACATTGCGCATTTTGCACATTTGGGCGGAATGCTCTTTGGCTTTTTCCTGATCAGATACTGGAACCGAAACACGAGGAATTTTTATTA